One genomic segment of Blattabacterium sp. (Blaberus giganteus) includes these proteins:
- a CDS encoding bifunctional riboflavin kinase/FAD synthetase, which yields MKIYSLIDEFSSLCPCVFTLGIFDGVHIGHQKIIKNLILKSQKKYCSVLLTFYPHPKEILNYDKKFFYLNTLSERIYNLKKTGVEHLIIHPFTENFSKLRTKDFLKKILHPKYKIRKVITGYDSHIGKKRVNSYEEFQKLSHIYGVKVYQINPYKLRKKIVSSTHIRESLLLGNIQWANQALGYYYTLSGNVIQGKGIGRMMNFPTANLKVNSKKLIPKKGVYAVKINYSNNIYLGMLNIGINPTIEKKNKRIKIEVHIFNFFENIYGKKIDILMIHIIREEKKFNSIQELKKQICIDKMNIQKFFSREKTNR from the coding sequence TTGAAAATTTATTCATTGATTGATGAATTTTCTTCTTTGTGTCCATGTGTATTTACACTTGGAATTTTTGATGGTGTTCATATAGGTCATCAAAAAATTATTAAAAATTTAATTTTAAAATCTCAAAAAAAATATTGTTCCGTTCTGCTCACTTTTTATCCACATCCAAAAGAAATTTTAAATTATGATAAAAAATTTTTTTATTTAAATACTCTTTCTGAAAGAATATATAACTTAAAAAAAACAGGAGTAGAACACTTGATTATTCATCCTTTTACTGAAAATTTTTCAAAATTAAGAACAAAAGATTTTTTAAAAAAAATTTTACATCCTAAATATAAAATTAGGAAAGTCATTACTGGATACGATTCCCATATAGGAAAAAAAAGAGTAAATTCTTACGAAGAATTTCAAAAACTATCCCATATTTATGGAGTAAAAGTTTATCAAATAAATCCTTACAAATTAAGAAAAAAAATAGTTAGTTCTACTCACATACGTGAATCCCTTTTATTAGGAAATATACAATGGGCAAACCAAGCTTTGGGATATTATTATACATTATCTGGTAATGTCATACAAGGAAAAGGAATAGGAAGAATGATGAATTTTCCTACAGCAAATCTAAAAGTAAACTCTAAAAAATTGATTCCTAAAAAAGGTGTTTATGCTGTAAAAATTAATTATTCAAATAATATATATTTGGGAATGTTAAATATAGGAATCAACCCTACCATAGAAAAAAAAAATAAAAGAATCAAGATAGAAGTTCATATCTTCAATTTTTTTGAAAATATATATGGAAAAAAAATAGATATTTTAATGATTCACATAATACGTGAAGAAAAAAAATTTAACTCTATTCAAGAATTAAAAAAACAAATATGTATAGATAAAATGAATATACAAAAATTTTTTTCTCGTGAAAAAACAAATCGATAG
- a CDS encoding PD-(D/E)XK nuclease family protein — translation MKKQIDRIIKYILENLNHKIIFISKNSIIIEYIKNKYSSKFSSKTKFFPIEKFLEKISGLKILDNYSILLYFFSLLKKDDFTEKKFHDFFSWGPKILNDFQNLDFNLVNIEHFFSSIISTEKINKWNLDFLEQKKFFFWEKIHEYYYILQSQLLKKGMAYHGMLFKTAISRLDSFLYQNFNIKIVLFLVEEIAFNECEKLFTKKIIKQGLVYDLCEKNRNFINSKTCLQYDNLKIIGVSKEIEQVKIVKNIICKLIKKNKKPEKILLIPGDNYLTIPLANSIKKLGINISFDIDYSLNNIPIYYTFYYIFQLLLTKNKFKKFTRKDVIKVLSNGYIQKFFLKRNSVLKKLNVENDSDFVCEYVIKKHLCRNDLWIIFRIQTDNIKMILISIISFIRKFKKFLITKRKKHFLELEFIFKLETYIQKLRIIIRKNKSLSIGINDIFNIYEQLTHTENIRYIQKNKRGLHIIGFTDIFFDNFDLVIITSFNEGIIPPNHKENSFIPFSICKKFKINNYNENFYFHHLTRIIQFSKQTYLIYKDQPDEINSGEKSRFIYRIEMNSKISTEKINKTFFSINSKIRPIVIDKTKSIIQCLHELIHKGLSPSSIHLYNYNPLLFYYKKILKLNDPEKMSYKKKIGNIIHKTLKILYDPIKKNFITLDCIHKMKKNYESIIKKVFLERKEIIEGNNMFFYYVIKNYVENFISWDEKFVKNGHKILIKEIERKVSAILNIGSNKVNLHGIIDRIDEYDGTPRILDYKIGYSKIKEINISLKNIENIFYDTNYTKTMQLLIYVYLWFKSSIFKGCNKNPPIIGIVSPKMNGDILQVPINIFRIHKNQKKNITYADYKINVLPFLIKRISDILDPSIPIIEKIY, via the coding sequence GTGAAAAAACAAATCGATAGAATTATAAAATATATTTTGGAAAACTTGAATCATAAAATTATTTTTATATCGAAAAATTCTATTATTATAGAATACATAAAAAACAAATACAGTTCTAAATTTAGTTCAAAAACTAAATTTTTTCCAATAGAAAAATTTTTAGAAAAAATTTCTGGACTAAAAATTTTAGATAATTATTCAATACTACTTTACTTTTTTTCTCTTTTAAAAAAAGATGATTTTACAGAAAAAAAATTTCATGATTTTTTTAGTTGGGGCCCTAAAATATTAAATGATTTTCAGAATTTAGATTTTAATTTAGTTAATATTGAACATTTTTTTTCTTCTATTATTTCTACAGAAAAGATAAATAAATGGAATCTAGATTTTTTAGAACAAAAAAAATTTTTTTTTTGGGAAAAAATTCATGAATACTATTATATTTTGCAATCTCAACTCCTAAAAAAAGGAATGGCTTATCATGGAATGCTTTTTAAAACAGCAATTTCTCGTTTAGATTCCTTTTTATATCAAAATTTTAATATAAAAATTGTATTATTTCTTGTTGAAGAAATTGCATTTAATGAATGTGAAAAACTTTTTACTAAAAAAATTATTAAACAAGGATTAGTTTATGATTTATGTGAAAAAAATAGAAATTTTATAAATTCTAAAACATGTTTGCAATATGATAATTTAAAAATTATTGGAGTTTCAAAAGAAATAGAACAAGTAAAAATTGTAAAAAATATCATATGTAAATTAATAAAAAAAAATAAAAAACCTGAAAAAATACTATTAATACCAGGAGATAATTATTTAACTATTCCATTAGCTAATTCTATAAAAAAATTAGGAATTAATATATCTTTTGATATTGATTATTCATTAAATAATATTCCTATTTATTATACTTTTTATTATATATTTCAATTACTGTTAACAAAAAATAAATTCAAAAAATTTACTAGAAAAGATGTTATAAAAGTATTATCCAATGGATATATTCAAAAATTTTTCTTGAAAAGAAATTCAGTATTAAAAAAATTGAATGTAGAAAATGATTCTGATTTTGTTTGTGAATACGTAATAAAAAAACATTTATGCAGAAATGACTTGTGGATTATTTTTAGAATTCAAACTGATAATATAAAAATGATTCTTATAAGTATCATTAGCTTTATTAGAAAATTTAAGAAATTTCTTATTACGAAGAGAAAAAAACATTTTTTGGAATTGGAATTTATTTTTAAACTAGAAACTTATATCCAAAAATTAAGAATAATAATTAGAAAAAATAAAAGCTTATCTATAGGAATCAATGATATATTCAACATATATGAACAATTAACTCATACAGAAAATATACGATACATACAAAAAAATAAAAGAGGATTACATATAATAGGTTTTACAGACATTTTTTTTGACAATTTTGATCTTGTAATTATAACATCTTTCAATGAAGGAATCATTCCTCCAAATCATAAAGAAAATTCTTTCATTCCTTTTAGTATATGTAAAAAATTTAAGATTAATAATTACAATGAAAATTTTTATTTTCATCATTTAACGAGAATTATTCAATTTTCAAAACAAACATATTTAATATATAAAGATCAACCAGATGAAATTAATTCTGGAGAAAAAAGTCGTTTTATTTATAGAATAGAAATGAATTCTAAAATTTCAACAGAAAAAATAAATAAAACATTTTTTTCTATAAATTCAAAAATACGACCTATTGTAATTGATAAGACAAAATCTATAATTCAATGTTTACATGAATTGATCCATAAAGGGCTATCCCCTTCTTCCATTCATTTATACAATTATAATCCTCTTTTATTCTATTACAAGAAAATACTTAAGTTAAATGATCCAGAAAAAATGTCTTACAAAAAAAAAATAGGGAATATAATTCATAAAACATTAAAAATTTTGTATGATCCCATTAAAAAAAATTTTATAACTCTCGATTGTATTCATAAAATGAAAAAAAATTATGAATCTATTATAAAAAAAGTTTTTTTAGAAAGAAAAGAAATTATTGAAGGAAATAATATGTTTTTTTATTATGTTATAAAAAATTATGTAGAAAATTTCATTTCATGGGATGAAAAATTTGTTAAAAACGGACATAAAATTCTGATCAAAGAAATAGAAAGAAAAGTCTCTGCAATATTAAATATTGGATCCAATAAAGTAAACTTGCACGGTATTATAGATCGTATAGATGAGTATGATGGAACCCCTCGTATTCTTGATTACAAAATAGGATATTCAAAAATTAAAGAGATCAACATTTCTTTAAAAAATATTGAAAACATTTTTTATGATACCAATTATACGAAGACCATGCAATTGCTTATTTATGTTTATTTATGGTTTAAATCTTCCATATTCAAAGGGTGTAATAAAAATCCTCCTATCATAGGAATTGTTTCTCCCAAAATGAATGGAGATATATTACAAGTTCCCATCAACATTTTTCGTATTCACAAAAATCAAAAAAAAAATATAACATATGCAGATTATAAAATAAACGTTCTTCCATTCCTTATTAAAAGAATTTCTGATATACTAGATCCTAGTATTCCTATTATAGAAAAAATTTATTGA
- a CDS encoding riboflavin synthase, which yields MFTGIVECTAKVHKLNRDKNNLHITFDNPFLDNEIQINQSICHNGICLSIMNINKKTYTVIASEETLLCTNLNFLKIKDEVNLERGITLHKRLNGHIVQGHVDTIAMIIKIENRNGSWLFFFKSKKKLDSAVVEKGSIAINGISLTIITCHKYIFNVSILPYTYDKTNLHLMKIGDIVNIEFDILGKYIKKSIQLYYQK from the coding sequence ATGTTTACTGGGATCGTGGAATGCACGGCAAAAGTGCATAAATTAAATCGTGATAAAAATAATCTTCATATAACTTTCGATAACCCATTTCTGGATAACGAAATTCAAATCAATCAAAGTATTTGTCATAATGGAATTTGTTTAAGTATTATGAATATCAATAAAAAAACTTATACAGTCATAGCTTCTGAAGAAACTTTATTATGTACTAATTTAAATTTTTTAAAAATTAAAGATGAAGTGAATTTAGAAAGAGGCATTACGTTACATAAAAGATTGAATGGACATATAGTTCAAGGACATGTAGATACGATTGCTATGATTATTAAAATTGAAAATAGAAATGGAAGCTGGTTATTTTTTTTTAAATCTAAAAAAAAATTGGATTCTGCAGTTGTAGAAAAAGGTTCTATTGCTATTAATGGAATAAGTCTTACTATAATAACATGCCATAAATATATATTTAATGTATCTATTCTTCCTTACACTTATGATAAAACAAACCTACACTTGATGAAAATAGGTGATATTGTAAATATAGAATTTGATATTTTAGGAAAATATATTAAAAAATCTATACAGCTATATTATCAAAAATAA
- the leuD gene encoding 3-isopropylmalate dehydratase small subunit, whose product MKKFTMLISQAIPLSIEDVDTDQIIPARFLKEIKREESGKNLFMDWRYQKNGSLNKDFVLNDCNFSGKILLSGRNFGCGSSREHAVWAIFDYGFRVIISSFFADIFKENALNNGLLTVEISEYFLKKLFNTVEKNPKIKIKVDLMNQKVTILKTGEFDKFHIHPYKKNCFINGYDDIDFLISIKDHVEIFEKNRKFFLI is encoded by the coding sequence ATGAAAAAATTTACAATGTTAATTAGTCAGGCGATTCCATTATCTATAGAAGATGTTGATACAGATCAAATTATTCCTGCTCGTTTTTTGAAAGAAATTAAACGTGAAGAGTCTGGAAAAAATCTTTTTATGGACTGGCGTTATCAAAAAAATGGCTCCTTAAATAAAGATTTTGTATTAAATGATTGTAATTTTAGTGGAAAAATTCTTTTATCAGGAAGAAATTTCGGATGTGGATCCAGTCGTGAACATGCTGTATGGGCTATTTTTGATTATGGATTTAGGGTGATAATATCTAGCTTTTTTGCTGATATTTTTAAGGAAAATGCATTAAACAATGGATTATTAACTGTAGAAATATCTGAATATTTTTTAAAAAAATTATTTAATACAGTTGAAAAAAATCCGAAGATTAAAATAAAAGTTGATTTAATGAATCAAAAAGTTACAATCCTAAAAACAGGAGAATTTGATAAATTTCATATACATCCATACAAAAAAAATTGTTTTATAAATGGATATGATGATATAGATTTTTTGATTTCTATTAAAGATCATGTAGAAATTTTTGAAAAAAATAGAAAATTTTTTTTAATATGA
- the atpD gene encoding F0F1 ATP synthase subunit beta translates to MNKKKFKGIITQIIGPVIDVSFQEGSYLPKIYDAMEVHLSKDNKIILEVQQHMGGNNVRCISMEVTDGLQRGQEVYALDQPICVPVGESINGRVFNVLGNCIDGLGDIDRSQTKPIHRESPAFVDLSTETEILYTGIKVIDLIEPYPKGGKIGLFGGAGVGKTVLIQELINNVAKIHGGPSVFAGVGERSREGNDLLREMLESGIIKYGKSFMESMKKGYWDISTVDKESLKESKATFVFGQMNEPPGARARVALSGLTLAEYYRDQYLEEKGKKGQDVLFFIDNIFRFTQAGSEVSALLGRIPSSVGYQPTLSSEMGAMQERITSTKTGSITSVQAVYVPADDLTDPAPAITFSHLDATTVLSRKIASLGIYPAVDPLDSTSRILSPEIIDENHYNCAQRVKEILQKYNSLQDIIAILGVEELSEEDKLIVSRARRVQRFLSQPFHVAKQFTGIEGEFVKIEDTIKGFNLIIDGKLDGVPEAAFNLKGTIEQVIESGKKMLSIIN, encoded by the coding sequence ATGAATAAAAAAAAATTTAAGGGAATAATTACTCAAATTATAGGACCAGTTATTGATGTTTCTTTTCAAGAAGGGTCTTATCTTCCTAAAATTTATGATGCGATGGAAGTCCATTTATCTAAAGATAATAAAATCATATTGGAAGTTCAACAACATATGGGAGGAAATAATGTTCGTTGCATTTCTATGGAAGTAACGGACGGATTGCAAAGAGGTCAAGAAGTTTATGCATTAGATCAACCAATTTGTGTTCCTGTCGGGGAGTCTATTAATGGTAGGGTTTTTAATGTTTTAGGAAATTGTATAGATGGATTAGGAGATATTGATAGATCTCAAACTAAACCGATTCACAGAGAATCTCCTGCATTTGTAGATTTATCTACTGAAACAGAAATTTTGTATACAGGAATTAAAGTTATAGATTTAATTGAACCTTATCCTAAAGGAGGTAAAATTGGATTATTTGGTGGAGCAGGGGTTGGAAAAACTGTATTGATACAAGAGTTAATCAATAATGTAGCAAAAATACATGGAGGACCATCTGTTTTTGCAGGAGTTGGAGAAAGATCTAGAGAAGGGAACGATTTATTAAGAGAAATGTTGGAATCTGGAATTATAAAATATGGAAAATCTTTTATGGAATCTATGAAAAAAGGATATTGGGATATTTCTACAGTGGATAAAGAATCTTTGAAAGAATCCAAAGCTACTTTTGTTTTTGGTCAAATGAACGAACCTCCTGGAGCTAGAGCAAGAGTTGCTTTATCAGGGTTAACCTTAGCTGAATATTATAGAGATCAATATTTAGAAGAAAAAGGAAAAAAAGGACAAGATGTATTGTTTTTTATAGATAATATATTTCGTTTTACTCAGGCAGGATCAGAAGTTTCAGCATTATTAGGAAGAATCCCTTCCTCAGTAGGATATCAACCTACTTTATCATCTGAAATGGGAGCTATGCAGGAAAGAATAACATCTACAAAAACAGGGTCTATAACTTCCGTGCAAGCGGTTTATGTTCCTGCAGATGATTTAACCGATCCAGCCCCTGCTATTACATTTTCGCATTTGGATGCAACAACTGTTCTTTCCAGAAAAATTGCATCTTTAGGAATTTATCCTGCAGTAGATCCTTTAGATTCTACTTCACGTATTTTATCTCCAGAGATTATAGACGAAAATCATTATAATTGTGCACAAAGAGTGAAAGAAATTTTGCAAAAATATAATTCTTTACAAGATATTATAGCTATTCTCGGTGTAGAAGAATTAAGTGAAGAAGATAAATTAATAGTTTCTAGAGCTAGACGTGTTCAACGTTTTTTATCTCAACCGTTTCATGTGGCGAAACAATTTACGGGAATAGAAGGAGAATTTGTAAAAATTGAAGATACTATAAAAGGATTTAATTTGATAATAGATGGAAAGTTAGATGGAGTTCCAGAAGCGGCTTTTAATTTAAAAGGAACAATTGAACAAGTTATAGAAAGTGGAAAAAAAATGTTATCGATCATTAATTAA
- the leuB gene encoding 3-isopropylmalate dehydrogenase: MIKNISVIEGDGIGPEVMKQTIKVLNSITIKYGHDFHYKNVLAGSKAIEKLGDPMPKETIDNCLKSDAVLFGSIGDPKYDHNPIGNRPEDGLLKLRKRMNLYCNIRPIVVFPKLEKSPIKKEFLHEVNFIIYRELTGGIYFGKKGRCKNGEKAYDYCVYSKEEIERIGEMAFKAAVSRKKKVTLVDKANVLETSRLWREVIKKISMDYPDVDLDFLYVDNAAMQIIMNPKKFDIILTDNMFGDILSDESSILTSSLGLLPSASIGYDKSMFEPIHGSYPKAKGKNIANPLGCILSGSMMLEYFGMHKEKNILEKAVKNSIEKKICTPDIIDSKLSSTTEEVGDYIKKYIMNQ, translated from the coding sequence ATGATAAAAAATATTTCTGTAATAGAAGGAGATGGAATAGGACCTGAGGTTATGAAACAGACTATAAAAGTTTTAAATTCCATAACCATAAAATATGGTCATGATTTTCATTATAAAAACGTTTTAGCTGGATCTAAAGCCATAGAAAAACTAGGAGATCCGATGCCAAAAGAAACTATAGACAATTGTTTAAAATCAGATGCTGTTTTATTTGGTAGTATAGGAGACCCAAAATATGATCATAATCCAATAGGAAATAGACCTGAAGATGGATTATTAAAACTTAGAAAAAGAATGAATTTATATTGTAACATTCGTCCCATAGTGGTATTCCCAAAATTAGAGAAATCTCCTATAAAAAAAGAATTCTTACATGAAGTGAATTTCATTATATATCGAGAATTAACAGGTGGAATTTATTTTGGAAAAAAAGGTCGTTGTAAAAACGGAGAAAAAGCTTATGATTATTGTGTTTATTCTAAAGAAGAAATAGAAAGAATTGGTGAAATGGCTTTTAAAGCAGCTGTTTCTCGTAAAAAAAAAGTAACATTAGTGGACAAAGCTAATGTATTAGAAACTTCTAGATTATGGAGAGAAGTCATTAAAAAAATATCGATGGATTATCCAGATGTCGATCTTGATTTTTTATATGTAGACAACGCAGCTATGCAAATTATTATGAATCCCAAAAAATTTGATATTATTTTAACGGATAATATGTTTGGTGATATTCTTTCAGATGAATCTAGTATTTTAACAAGTTCTTTAGGCCTATTACCTTCGGCTTCTATAGGATATGATAAATCCATGTTTGAACCTATACATGGATCTTATCCTAAAGCAAAAGGAAAAAATATTGCAAATCCTTTGGGATGTATCCTTTCAGGTTCTATGATGTTAGAGTATTTTGGTATGCATAAAGAAAAAAATATTTTAGAAAAAGCTGTTAAAAATTCTATTGAAAAAAAAATCTGTACACCAGATATTATTGATTCAAAATTATCTTCTACTACTGAAGAAGTAGGCGATTATATAAAAAAATATATTATGAATCAATAA
- a CDS encoding F0F1 ATP synthase subunit epsilon: protein MIIKIVSSHKILYQGDITSVIAPGYHGYFQVLKNHASFISILKSGSIKLELDEKKNGKKEIKIKGGFLQVKKNMVIVIL from the coding sequence ATGATAATAAAAATTGTTAGCTCTCATAAAATTTTGTATCAAGGAGATATAACTTCTGTTATAGCACCTGGATATCATGGATATTTTCAAGTATTAAAAAATCATGCTTCATTCATATCTATATTAAAAAGTGGTTCTATAAAATTAGAATTAGATGAAAAAAAAAATGGAAAAAAGGAAATTAAAATAAAAGGTGGATTTTTACAAGTAAAAAAAAACATGGTGATTGTAATTCTATGA
- the pdxA gene encoding 4-hydroxythreonine-4-phosphate dehydrogenase PdxA: MNYRKKKIKVGFTTGDINGIGIEIFLKVCCKKKLLDFFTPILFGSTKLCFYYKKILNMEINNIREVRNFKEVVDYKINVFNIWKEDIKFESIKINHPESGRYPFSSLKKAVKALKEGKIDVLVTAPVNKKCMNFKNFSFVGHTEYLQNVLEGESLMFMIHDILKIALVTNHLALKKVSSELNIKKIIKSIKILRKSLLIDFSIEKPKIAVLGCNPHSSDNGLIGNEERTKIKPAVDNLFQKKGWLVFGPYSSDSFFGNQSYRNFDAILAMYHDQGLIPFKTLTFHQGVNFTAGLSHIRTSPDHGVAYDIAKKGIANENSFEEAIFSAIKIFKNRKEYMKFSFKKLS; this comes from the coding sequence ATGAATTATAGAAAAAAAAAAATAAAAGTGGGATTCACCACAGGTGATATTAACGGAATAGGAATAGAAATTTTTTTGAAAGTATGTTGTAAAAAAAAACTTTTAGATTTTTTTACTCCAATATTATTTGGATCTACTAAACTATGTTTTTATTATAAGAAAATTTTAAATATGGAAATTAATAATATACGAGAAGTAAGAAATTTTAAAGAAGTTGTTGATTATAAAATCAATGTATTTAATATATGGAAAGAAGATATTAAATTTGAATCTATAAAAATCAATCATCCCGAATCAGGAAGATATCCCTTTTCATCTTTGAAAAAAGCTGTAAAAGCCTTAAAAGAAGGAAAAATAGATGTACTTGTAACTGCTCCAGTTAATAAAAAATGCATGAATTTCAAAAATTTTTCATTTGTTGGTCATACTGAATATTTACAAAATGTTTTAGAAGGAGAATCCTTAATGTTTATGATTCATGACATTTTAAAAATTGCTTTAGTCACTAATCATTTAGCTTTGAAAAAAGTAAGTTCAGAGTTAAATATAAAAAAAATAATAAAATCAATTAAAATTTTACGTAAATCTCTCCTCATAGATTTTTCTATAGAAAAACCTAAAATTGCAGTTTTAGGATGTAATCCGCATTCAAGTGATAATGGATTAATAGGAAATGAAGAAAGAACAAAAATTAAACCAGCTGTTGATAACTTATTTCAAAAAAAAGGATGGTTAGTTTTTGGCCCTTATTCTTCAGATAGTTTTTTTGGAAATCAAAGCTATCGTAATTTTGACGCAATTTTAGCTATGTATCATGATCAAGGATTAATTCCTTTTAAAACCCTAACTTTTCATCAGGGAGTAAATTTTACAGCTGGTCTTTCTCATATTCGAACATCTCCTGACCATGGAGTTGCTTATGATATAGCTAAAAAAGGAATTGCCAATGAAAATTCATTTGAAGAAGCGATTTTTAGTGCTATAAAAATATTCAAAAATAGAAAAGAATATATGAAATTCAGTTTCAAAAAATTATCATAG
- a CDS encoding phosphoenolpyruvate carboxykinase (ATP) encodes MISFSLSLKNYGILNSSYNWQLTPEKLQKIIIQKKMGVETKSGVISINTGVFTGRSPEDRFIVKDNITEQKVWWNEKFNQSFDSKKFDCLYQKMARYLSGKTLYIRDGYLCSDKRYQLNVRSISEYPWSDLFIHNLFLRFQKMEKIFPDWLLLCAPGFQANPIKDGTRNKNFSILNFSKKIILIGGSGYTGEIKKSIFSVLNFILPMYRNVFPMHCAANVGKYKKDTALFFGLSGTGKTTISNDINRNLVGDDEHGWTCDNIVFNFEGGCYAKILGISQNNEPMIYHAIKKGAMLENVILKKQTREVDFLDDTITQNMRISYPINFIKNIEKKLLSSNIKNIFFLTYDAFGVLPPISKLNKAQSSYYFLLGYTSKVAGTELNIKKPKATFSSCFGAPFMPLHPVQYTKMLMEKLDETEINVWMVNTGLISGGYSFGYRIKLDDTRKIVKNALDGVLSKVPYEKYPIFNFKIPKYCPGVSSNILNPKNSWKNKKMYQNQVKILAKKFIQHFDIYKQYINKNISSGEPILE; translated from the coding sequence ATGATCTCTTTTTCTCTTTCTCTAAAAAATTATGGAATTTTGAATTCTTCATATAATTGGCAATTAACCCCTGAAAAACTACAAAAAATCATTATTCAAAAAAAAATGGGAGTTGAAACAAAATCAGGCGTTATATCCATAAATACAGGGGTCTTCACTGGAAGGTCTCCTGAAGATAGATTTATTGTAAAAGATAATATTACAGAACAAAAAGTTTGGTGGAATGAAAAATTTAATCAATCTTTTGATTCAAAAAAGTTTGATTGTTTATATCAAAAAATGGCCCGATATTTATCAGGAAAAACATTATATATTCGAGATGGATATCTTTGTTCCGATAAACGTTATCAATTAAATGTTCGTTCTATTAGTGAATATCCATGGTCTGATCTATTTATTCATAATCTTTTTTTAAGATTTCAAAAAATGGAAAAAATTTTTCCAGATTGGTTATTATTATGTGCTCCAGGATTTCAGGCTAATCCCATAAAAGATGGAACACGAAACAAAAATTTTTCTATATTAAATTTTTCTAAAAAAATAATCCTTATTGGAGGGTCAGGATATACAGGTGAAATTAAAAAATCTATATTTTCTGTTCTAAATTTTATACTTCCTATGTATAGGAATGTTTTTCCTATGCATTGCGCCGCAAATGTAGGAAAATATAAAAAAGATACGGCTCTTTTTTTTGGATTATCCGGAACAGGAAAAACTACAATTTCTAATGATATCAATAGAAATTTAGTTGGGGATGATGAACATGGATGGACTTGTGATAACATTGTTTTTAACTTCGAAGGAGGATGTTATGCTAAAATATTAGGCATTTCTCAAAATAACGAACCTATGATTTATCATGCTATAAAAAAAGGAGCTATGTTAGAAAATGTAATTTTAAAAAAACAAACTAGAGAAGTAGATTTTTTAGATGATACCATTACTCAAAATATGAGAATTAGTTATCCCATTAATTTTATAAAAAATATAGAAAAAAAGTTATTGTCTTCTAACATAAAAAATATTTTTTTTCTAACTTATGACGCTTTTGGGGTTTTACCGCCTATATCTAAACTTAATAAAGCACAATCTTCTTATTATTTTTTATTGGGATATACTTCTAAAGTAGCTGGTACTGAATTAAATATAAAAAAACCAAAAGCAACTTTTTCTTCTTGTTTTGGAGCTCCATTTATGCCTTTACATCCCGTTCAATATACAAAAATGTTAATGGAAAAATTAGATGAGACTGAAATCAATGTTTGGATGGTTAACACCGGATTGATATCGGGAGGTTATTCATTTGGATATCGTATTAAATTAGATGATACACGTAAAATCGTAAAAAATGCTTTGGATGGAGTTCTATCAAAAGTTCCTTATGAAAAATATCCTATTTTTAATTTTAAAATACCAAAATATTGTCCTGGAGTCTCTTCTAATATATTGAATCCTAAAAATTCATGGAAAAATAAAAAAATGTATCAAAATCAAGTAAAAATACTTGCAAAAAAATTTATTCAACATTTTGATATATATAAACAATACATAAACAAAAATATCTCGTCTGGAGAACCTATTTTAGAATAG